One genomic window of Helicobacter canis includes the following:
- a CDS encoding leucyl aminopeptidase: MLKISAHKESFTSIKADVAIVFVINKNTKHKWIDQKFLHDLAYQHKSPVLHQQAKTLYIPLGSLEVDSMREAGATAVKTLKSYPFKSAKIGFYTLPKSSDTSIMAAFTLGALLGDYSFDTFLSKKQPSSLREILISLESYDTDSAGATKERVQDFSKQLDEIKIITKSVNITRDLVNTPPQIATPKYLANYAQDLIKGTNLSCKILKKQELKKEKMGAYLAVAKASSKSPRLIHLSYKPKNPQKKVVLVGKGLTYDSGGLSLKPSDYMTTMKADKSGGCAVLGIMLAAEKLGLPLEIHGIIGACENMIGGNAYKPDDVLISREGKSIEIGNTDAEGRLVLADCLSYAQDLDPDVLIDFATLTGACVVGLGEYTSGVMGYNQKLQLDFTQSALDSGELVAILPFNRHIKKLIESKIADVSNVSSSRYGGAISAGMFLGEFIRESYKDKWLHIDIAGPAFVAKEWDINPYGASGAGVRMGVRFLQDISKISKARKQ; the protein is encoded by the coding sequence ATGCTAAAAATATCCGCACATAAAGAGTCTTTCACCTCTATCAAAGCCGATGTCGCTATCGTATTTGTCATAAATAAAAACACCAAACACAAATGGATTGATCAAAAATTCCTACACGATCTTGCCTACCAGCACAAATCCCCTGTGCTGCACCAGCAAGCAAAAACACTCTATATCCCACTAGGGTCGCTAGAAGTGGATTCTATGCGCGAAGCTGGAGCTACCGCTGTAAAAACACTAAAATCCTACCCCTTTAAAAGTGCCAAAATTGGATTCTACACACTGCCAAAGAGTAGCGATACAAGCATAATGGCAGCTTTCACGCTAGGAGCATTGCTTGGAGATTATAGCTTTGATACATTCTTAAGCAAAAAGCAGCCTAGCTCTTTGCGCGAGATTCTCATCAGCCTAGAATCCTATGATACAGATTCTGCAGGAGCTACAAAAGAGCGCGTGCAAGACTTCTCCAAACAACTCGATGAGATAAAAATCATCACTAAATCTGTCAATATCACGCGCGATTTAGTCAATACCCCTCCGCAAATCGCCACGCCAAAATATCTGGCAAACTACGCACAAGATCTCATTAAAGGCACAAATCTATCGTGCAAGATCCTAAAAAAGCAAGAGCTCAAAAAGGAAAAAATGGGCGCATATTTAGCCGTAGCTAAAGCCTCAAGTAAATCCCCGCGCCTAATCCACCTAAGCTATAAGCCTAAGAATCCACAGAAAAAAGTCGTGCTAGTAGGCAAGGGACTTACCTATGATAGTGGTGGGCTAAGCCTTAAGCCAAGTGATTATATGACAACAATGAAAGCAGATAAAAGTGGCGGCTGTGCAGTGCTAGGCATTATGCTTGCAGCAGAAAAGCTAGGGCTACCCCTAGAAATACACGGCATTATCGGCGCGTGTGAGAATATGATCGGCGGCAATGCGTATAAACCAGATGATGTGCTAATCTCCCGCGAGGGAAAAAGCATAGAAATAGGCAACACCGATGCTGAAGGGCGACTTGTGCTAGCAGACTGCCTAAGCTATGCACAGGATTTAGACCCTGATGTGCTTATTGATTTTGCGACACTTACAGGGGCTTGTGTCGTAGGGCTTGGGGAATATACAAGCGGTGTTATGGGCTATAATCAAAAGCTCCAGCTTGACTTCACCCAAAGCGCGCTCGATTCTGGCGAGCTAGTGGCTATCCTGCCCTTTAACCGCCACATCAAAAAGCTTATAGAATCCAAAATTGCTGATGTAAGCAATGTCAGCTCATCTCGCTATGGTGGGGCAATTAGTGCGGGAATGTTTTTAGGAGAGTTTATCCGCGAATCCTACAAGGACAAATGGCTACATATCGACATCGCTGGACCAGCGTTTGTGGCAAAAGAATGGGATATTAACCCATATGGAGCAAGTGGAGCAGGCGTGAGAATGGGGGTTAGATTCTTGCAAGATATAAGCAAGATAAGCAAAGCAAGGAAGCAGTAG